In Bombina bombina isolate aBomBom1 chromosome 6, aBomBom1.pri, whole genome shotgun sequence, a single genomic region encodes these proteins:
- the LOC128663042 gene encoding cytochrome b-c1 complex subunit 8, with amino-acid sequence MGLHFGDLAKVRHVITYSLSPFEQRAFPGFFSKSGPNVFRRFRAQVLKVGPPFLLAYITYSWGTQEHANNKKKDESLYENE; translated from the exons ATGGGACTCCACTTCGGGGACTTGGCCAAGGTGCGGCATGTCATCACCTACAGTCTTTCTCCCTTTGAACAGAGAGCATTTCCTGGCTTTTTCTCTAAAAGCGGTCCCAATGTGTTTAGAAGATTCAGGGCACAGGTGTTAAAAGTAGGACCAC CTTTCCTGCTTGCATACATAACTTATTCCTGGGGAACGCAAGAGCATGCAAATAACAAGAAAAAGGATGAGTCCTTGTATGAAAATGAGTAA